Proteins encoded by one window of Manihot esculenta cultivar AM560-2 chromosome 10, M.esculenta_v8, whole genome shotgun sequence:
- the LOC110624279 gene encoding uncharacterized hydrolase YugF — protein MARCFSFTASRDWFYRYSFGNAGLRSISSDFGDGTTMHCWVPRTYKISKPNLVLVHGFGANAMWQYGEHLRHFIDRFNVYVPDLLFFGESYTSRPERHESFQAQCLMRLMESQGVHRMSLVGVSYGGFVSYSLAAQFPDAVERIVLCCAGVCLEEKDMEDGLFKVPNLDEAANILLPQTPEKLRELMRFSFVKPARGVPSCFLADYIDVMCTDYVEEKRELIHSILVGRKLSNLPKITQPALIIWGAEDQIFPVELGYRLQRHVGESAKLVIIKNAGHAVNLEKAKEFAKHLKSFLVGSFQSPSPSSTHYHLFHQDHVD, from the exons ATGGCTAGATGTTTCAGCTTCACAGCTTCCCGTGATTGGTTCTACCGTTACTCATTTGGCAATGCCGGTCTCCGATCAATCTCCTCCGATTTCGGAGATGGAACCACCATGCATTGTTGGGTTCCAAGAACCTACAAAATATCCAAACCAAACCTCGTCCTCGTCCACGGCTTCGGTGCCAATGCAATGTGGCAATACGGCGAACATCTCCGCCACTTCATCGACCGTTTCAACGTCTACGTACCAGACCTCCTTTTCTTCGGCGAGTCCTACACGTCAAGACCTGAAAGGCACGAGTCTTTCCAGGCTCAGTGTCTGATGAGGCTCATGGAGTCACAAGGGGTACATCGAATGAGCCTTGTGGGGGTCAGCTATGGAGGGTTCGTAAGTTATAGCTTAGCAGCTCAGTTTCCTGACGCTGTAGAAAGGATTGTGTTGTGTTGTGCTGGGGTTTGCTTGGAGGAAAAGGATATGGAAGATGGTTTGTTTAAGGTTCCAAATTTGGATGAAGCTGCCAATATTTTATTGCCACAGACGCCAGAGAAATTGCGAGAGTTGATGAGATTTTCTTTTGTCAAGCCAGCCAGAGGAGTCCCCTCTTGCTTTCTTGCAGATTACATTGAC GTTATGTGCACAGATTATGTTGAGGAGAAGAGAGAACTGATTCATTCTATACTCGTAGGCCGAAAGCTTTCTAATCTGCCAAAGATCACCCAG CCAGCGTTAATAATCTGGGGAGCGGAAGATCAAATATTCCCTGTGGAACTAGGGTACAGATTACAAAG GCACGTGGGAGAAAGTGCAAAATTGGTGATAATTAAGAATGCTGGGCATGCAGTTAACTTAGAGAAGGCCAAGGAATTTGCTAAGCACTTAAAAtcattcctcgttggttcatttcaatctccttctccttcttcaacTCATTACCATCTCTTCCACCAAGATCATGTAGattga